Part of the Deinococcus malanensis genome is shown below.
CTTTGGCCAGAGCGCCCGCCTGATCCCGGGCCAGAAGCTCATCACCATCGGCACCCCGCTGAAAATTCAGAACTTCGTGAGTACCGGCGTGTTCAGCGTGCTGGCCAGCGCGCGTGACGTGCCGCGCGGTGACAATCTGGCGCAGGAGGTCGGGCAGTACCTGATCACCACCGCCAGCATCCAGCAGGGCAACAGCGGCGGACCGATCCTGGACTCGCGCGGCGCGGTCGTGGGGGTAGCGGATGCGAACGCCGCGCCCAACGCCGTGGTGCCGGGCGTGATCGGCATCGCGCTGCCCGGCGATCTAGTCAAGCAGAGCCTGGACGACCTGGAGAAGATCGGGGTCCCGCAGCGTGGCACGCTGGGCGTCACCATGGTGGACCTCGACACCCTGGACCCGGCCCTGCGCAGCCTGGCCGGCCTGAGCAGCAGCGAAGGGGCCCTGGTGGACGAGGTTCCGGCCGGCACCGCGGGTGCGCGTGCGGGCCTGCGCGGCTCGCTGCGCAACAGTCGCGGGCAGCTGCTCTCGCCGCTGGGCGACATCATCGTGGCGGTCAACGGGCAGCGGGTGCAGAGTTCCTTCGACGTGGTGCGGCTGGTGGCTGCCCGGCGCCCAGGACAGACGGTCACCCTGCGGGTGTGGCGCAACAAGAAGGCCGTGGACGTGAAGGTCACGCTGCTCAAACGCACGCTGCAGTAACCGGCCTCCCCCCAAAGGGGCCCTTGATCAGGTCTTCATGTGCGGGCGGCGCTATGCTCTGAGCTGTCATGTACGTTGTGGTGGAAGGCCCAATCGGGGTAGGAAAAACAAGCCTGGCGGGGCGGCTCGCCGCGCGCTACGGTGCCGAACTCAACCTGGAGATCGTCGAGGAAAACCCCTTTCTAGCGCACTTCTATGAGCAGCCAGACGCCTACTCGTTCCAGGTGCAGGTCTTCTTCCTGCTCTCACGCTTCAAGCAGCTCTCGGCCCTCTCACAGCCGGGGCTGTTCAGCGGCAACGTGGTCAGCGACTACCTGTTCGACAAGGATTTCATCTTTGCGGCCATGAACCTCAAGGACGCCGAGTTCCATTTGTATGAGGATCTGTACGCACACCTCTCGCCGCGCCTGCCCACCCCGGATCTGGTGGTGTATCTGCGGGCCGACACCGACGAACTGCTGCGCCGCATCGCCCGGCGTGGGCGCCCGTTCGAGCGCGACATGCAGGCGGGCTACCTGGCCGAGTTGACCAGCCGCTACGACGATTACTTCCGCACCTACCGGCACCCGCTGCTGACCATTGAAGCTGGCGAGTACGACTTCGTGGGCCGCACCGAGGACGAGCAGGTCATTCTGGAGCGCATTCACGACGCCCTGCAGCCCAAAACGGCCGCCGACTGACCTGTCCGGCACTGTGCCGTCTGCTTCTCGGCTGTCTGCTTCTCGCGCCCGCCCGGGGCCTGCCGGCGCATCCATGGTGATCTGATATGTACCTCGCCATTTCCGGCAACATCGGCAGCGGTAAAAGCACCCTGACGCGCATGCTCAGCGAGCGCTACGGGCTGCGGCCGGTGTACGAGCCCTACGCGGACAATCCCTACCTGGAAGATTTCTACCGAGATATGCGGCGGTACTCGTTTCACTCGCAGGTGTACTTTCTGTCCCGGCGGCTCGAACAGCACCTGAACACGGTGACGGGCGCCCGTTACGTGATCCAGGACCGCACGGTGTTTGAAGACGCCAACATCTTTGCGCGCAACCTGTTCGAGTCCGGGCAGATGGAAGGACGCGACTGGGACACCTACCGCGGGCTGTACGAGGGCGTGCTGCCGGCCCTGCGGGTGCCCGACCTGCTGATCCACATCGATGCCACGCTGCCCACCCTGAAAAAACGCATCGCGCAGCGTGGACGCGCCTACGAACAGGACATTCCTGACGCCTATCTGGGCGGGCTGAACCGCCTGTACGACGCCTGGGTCAGCACCTTCGACGCCTGCCCGGTGGTGCGGGTCAACGGCGACGAGCTGGATTTCGTGGCGGACCCGGGTGCTTTTCAGTGGGTCTGCACCCGAATCCAGGCGCATGGTATCGGCCTGCCGCTGCTGCGCTGACCCGAATACTGTCCACTGTCGTAGTGACCGTTATAAGGGCTGGTACTCTGCCGGGCATGCGTCTGCACAATCTGGCCGCCGCTCTGAACGTTTCCACCACCAGGCTGCCGGACCTACCGGTCGGCGGCGTGACCCACAACGCGGCCTGGGTGCAGCCCGGCTTTGCCTTTGTGGCGATCCGTGGCGCGAAGTTCGACGGTCACAGCTTTCTGGGGCAGGTCAGGGAAGCGGGCGCCATCGCCGTGCTGGGCGAGGGCCTGCCTGATGGAATGGTCTCGCCGCTGCCCTACCTGCAGGTGCCCTCCGCCCGTGCTGCACTGGCCGACGCGGCAGCGGCGCTGGCCGGACACCCCAGCCGGGTGCTGAAGGTCATAGGCATCACCGGCACCGACGGCAAGACCACCACCAGCTGGCTGACCCGTCACCTGCTGCGCGAGGCCGGACTGAAGACAGGACTGCTGTCTACCGTGGGCTTTGAGCTGCCCGACGGCGAATTGAGGCACTTCCCGGCCCACTTCACCACGCCCGAGGCCCCGCAGGTGCAGCAGACGCTGCGGGACATGGTTGCCGCCGGCGCGGGCGCGGTGGTGCTGGAGGCCAGCAGCCATGCCCTGGCCCTGGACCGGGTGCGCGCGGTGGACTGGGACGTGGCGGTGTGGACGCACCTGACCAGCGAGCATCTGGACTTTCACGGCACGGTGGAAAACTACTTCGCCGACAAGCGCCGGCTGGTCGAGCGCGCGCCCTTCGCGGTCCTGAACGCCGACGACCCCTGGACCGCACAGCTGCGCGGCGTGGCGCCGGCCGAAACAACCTACAGCCTGGAGGGCGCCGGGGCCGACTGGCAGGCCACGGACATCCAGGAACGGCTGACCGGCCTGCATTTCCGGGTCACCTCGCCGCTGGGTGCTTTCGACGCCGCCCTGCCGATGATCGGGCGCTTCAACGTGGCCAACGCGCTGG
Proteins encoded:
- a CDS encoding S1C family serine protease, which gives rise to MKAARALGLAALLTAAATGAYVTGRVTAQKALVTNDEINTVEVTQKALQAVVRVDVRLRKNALQPGDDPNETGSGFFYKKDLIVTNYHVIQYQESISVVLYNGRRVPARIEGVDRDIDIAVLRVNGVTAPKTLAFGQSARLIPGQKLITIGTPLKIQNFVSTGVFSVLASARDVPRGDNLAQEVGQYLITTASIQQGNSGGPILDSRGAVVGVADANAAPNAVVPGVIGIALPGDLVKQSLDDLEKIGVPQRGTLGVTMVDLDTLDPALRSLAGLSSSEGALVDEVPAGTAGARAGLRGSLRNSRGQLLSPLGDIIVAVNGQRVQSSFDVVRLVAARRPGQTVTLRVWRNKKAVDVKVTLLKRTLQ
- a CDS encoding deoxynucleoside kinase; protein product: MYVVVEGPIGVGKTSLAGRLAARYGAELNLEIVEENPFLAHFYEQPDAYSFQVQVFFLLSRFKQLSALSQPGLFSGNVVSDYLFDKDFIFAAMNLKDAEFHLYEDLYAHLSPRLPTPDLVVYLRADTDELLRRIARRGRPFERDMQAGYLAELTSRYDDYFRTYRHPLLTIEAGEYDFVGRTEDEQVILERIHDALQPKTAAD
- a CDS encoding deoxynucleoside kinase produces the protein MYLAISGNIGSGKSTLTRMLSERYGLRPVYEPYADNPYLEDFYRDMRRYSFHSQVYFLSRRLEQHLNTVTGARYVIQDRTVFEDANIFARNLFESGQMEGRDWDTYRGLYEGVLPALRVPDLLIHIDATLPTLKKRIAQRGRAYEQDIPDAYLGGLNRLYDAWVSTFDACPVVRVNGDELDFVADPGAFQWVCTRIQAHGIGLPLLR
- a CDS encoding UDP-N-acetylmuramoyl-L-alanyl-D-glutamate--2,6-diaminopimelate ligase — translated: MRLHNLAAALNVSTTRLPDLPVGGVTHNAAWVQPGFAFVAIRGAKFDGHSFLGQVREAGAIAVLGEGLPDGMVSPLPYLQVPSARAALADAAAALAGHPSRVLKVIGITGTDGKTTTSWLTRHLLREAGLKTGLLSTVGFELPDGELRHFPAHFTTPEAPQVQQTLRDMVAAGAGAVVLEASSHALALDRVRAVDWDVAVWTHLTSEHLDFHGTVENYFADKRRLVERAPFAVLNADDPWTAQLRGVAPAETTYSLEGAGADWQATDIQERLTGLHFRVTSPLGAFDAALPMIGRFNVANALAAMAAAAHLGVGAAQLSAGLASFRGVPGRMELVPAEGQEVRVIVDFAHTPPSLEKALSTLRATTTGQLWVLIGSAGGPRDPGKRAPLGEVATRLADHAVFTEEDCRDTPLADILGEMERGAREAGRTNFRSIGDRREAIRHVIQAAGSGDTVLLAGKGPEDTLERLTETLPWNEVGEARDALTLRAANSSA